The sequence ATTGGGGTAGAAAGCTGGCAATATTAGCGACTAAGGGTGCAGCTTGGTATATCTGCCAGAGTATTGCTACTGACAGTACCGACGCTAGCAGGGCCAGCACGCGATTAAAATTTGTATTAATTAAACAAAGAATTTTTCTTTGCTGCTCAGTCAAATTTTCTGGATTGAGCGCTACGCCTAAAATAGCGAATATATAGAATGGGCGGCGAATTTGCATCCACAACAGAGGGACTACGCCGATGGCGGCGACTAAAAAAAGTTCCATCCACACTGGTAACAGTGGTTCACCGACCGCCAGGAATAATAAGCACAAAAGTAAAAAAATCGGCAACGCCGCTAATCCAGCGACGTGAATCCACAGAATCGGTTCAGAGCGAAATGAGGACATAGGGCACACAGGGGGAAGGAGAGATAATTGAAAATTAACTCATTCAAAATTCACAACTGCTTTTCCGTACCCCCCAACCCCAAAGGGGGCCAGACGCCCCCACGGTTCCTGAGTGATCATTTTGTGAGTGTGAGGGTACGGCGCTTAGTCACCATTTGATAGGCTTCCATGATGTCGCCTTCAACCCAGTCGTTGAATTTATCAACGCCAATACCGCATTCAAAACCGGTACTGACCTCTCTAGCATCTTCTTTCATCCGTTTGAGGGAGTCGAGGACGCCTTCATAAATCAACTTACCAGCGCGACGTACTCGCAGTTTGCAGTTGCGAAGCAGTTTGCCTGATTGTACATAACAACCTGCAACTGCACCCCGACCGACGGGGAAGACAGCGCGGACTTCGGCTTGACCCAAGGATTCTTCTACTAACTCTGGTTCTAATAGACCTTCCAAAGCACCTTGGATGTCTTCTAGGAGTTTGTAGATGATGTTGTATTCTCGTACGTCTACGCCTGATTCGTCTGCGGCTTGTCGAGCACCACTGGCAAAAGTGGTATTGAAGCCGATGATCACGGCGCCGCTGGCTGCGGCTAGGTCGATATCTGTTTCGGTGATTTCGCCTGCAGTGGCTAGCAACATGCGAATTTGCACTTCGTTTTGAGGAATTTGTCTGAGTGATCCCACGATCGCTTCGACTGAACCCTGTACGTCTGCTTTCAGGATCAAGTTGAGTTCTTTCAACTCGCCTTCTTGTGCTTGAGCGGAGAGGGTGGTGAGAGTAACGCGACCTTGGAGGAGGCGAGATAGGCGTTGCTTGTCGGCGCGATCGCTCGCTAAGGCGCGGGCTTCTTTTTCGTTGGCGAATACCTCAAAATCGTCACCTGCGGCGGGGACATCACTTAATCCGAGTACTTCCACTGCGAAGGAAGGAGACGCCACATCTACTCTTCTACCCCGGTCATCTACCATTGCTCGGACTTTACCGAATGCCGATCCCGCGACTAACATATCGCCTACATGGAGAGTACCATTTTGAATCAACAGGGTAGCGACGGCACCTTTGGCTTTATCTAGGTGGGCTTCGATGACTGTACCTTTCGCCGAGCGGTCTGGGTTCGCTGAAAGTTCTCCGACTTCTGCTACCAACAGAATCATTTCTAGGAGTGTATCTAGGTTTTCGCCCTTGATGGCGCTGACGGGAACCATGATTGTTTCGCCACCCCAGTCTTCTGCTGTTAAACCATAGTTGGTGAGTTCTTGTTTCACCCGCTCTGGTTGGGCACCTTCTTTGTCAATCTTGTTGATAGCGACGACAATGGGGACTTCAGCGGCTTGAGCGTGGCTGATAGCTTCAATGGTTTGGGGACGTACACCGTCATCAGCGGCTACTACTAATACGGCAATATCTGTCACCCTTGCACCCCGCGCCCGCATTGCCGTGAAGGCTTCGTGACCGGGTGTATCCAAGAAGACGATTTGCTGTGGCTTGCCTTCGTGTTCTAAATCCACATGGTATGCACCAATGTGCTGAGTGATACCCCCAGCTTCTCCAGCTGCGACTTTGGTTTTGCGAATCGAGTCGAGTAAGGTAGTTTTTCCGTGGTCTACGTGACCCATAATTGTTACTACTGGTGGGCGACGATGGAGGTTTTCCAAGTCTGCCACATCCAGCATTTCTGTGACTTTGCGGGCTTCTGCTTCTGGTTCAGCCGTTTCGACTTCTATTTCTAGCTCTTTGCCGACTAAGGTGATGGTGGCGATATCTAGATTCTGGGTGATACTCACCGCCATACTTTTCATAAACAGGATTTTCACAATTTCTGTGTCGGCTACAGCCAAGAGATCGGCTAGCTCTTGGACTGTGAGGGGCCCTGTCACTACTACTTTTTCTGGACGCTCGCGTTTTGCTTCTTCTTCTGGGCGACGGTTTTGGTCGCGATCGCGACTGGAAGATTTTTTACTGCCTCTAGCCGTTGGGGCCGCAACAGCTAGTGCTGGTTGCTGTGCTGGTTTGCTCGATTTTGGTTTGGGGGGACGAGCAATAGAAAGGCTGACTTGGACGGTGGCTGGGGCGTCCAGGCTATCTTCATCTAGTAGATCGTCTTCTTCAAACTCATCATCGAGGATCGGCTTGACCCGTTTACCTTTGACTACTCCCTTACCAGCTTTTTCTTTGATTTCGTCAATTATTTCTTCTTCTTGCCACTTTTTGCCACCTTTGGCTAACCGAGGTGGTGTGGGGCGTTTCAAATCAATGATTTCACCGGGTACTACTTCCTCGACTCCTGCTGCTTTGCCTGGCCCACCTTGCATTGGTCTGGGTGGTGTAGCGATTGGCATCGCAGCTACTGCTTCACCCGGACGCACTGGTCTTGGTCGTTGTGGTTCGCCAAACGATGGACTGGGACTAGATGGCCGAGTGCCCCTTTGTTCTGGTTTTTGCGGTGCGAGGTTGGGACGAGCCTGTCTTTGCGGTGCAGCCTGGGGAGCTTGGTCAGTTGGCACCTTGGCAATTTTTGGTTTAATCGACTCGCGTTCTTCTTCGGCTTTCCGTGGGCGTTCGCGCTTGAGGATCGGTTTATCTGACTGGGCTAGTTGCTCTACAACCTGTGGTTCGTCTGCCGCTGGTCTAGCAGGTGGGGCGACTAGTTGAGGTTTTTGGGGCTTTTCCGGTTTTGGTCTGGGCGGGACTATTTTTTCTGGTTTTTCCGCAGCTATTTTTTCTATTGGCTCTGTATGGGGATGCAAAGTTGGCTCTGCATCTGTAGGAGCTGGTTGCTGTGGTGTCTCTGATAAATTCCGGGGTACGGGTCGAGTTGGTGCCGTCGGCTGCATGGGTGAGACAGGAGTAGCGAATGGTCGTGGAGGTGCTGGAGAATTGACTTCAGACGCAGCAGCTTGAGTATTATTAGCAACTGACGCCTCTGGGGCGTTGGAGGTGGGATTTCTCAATATTTTGGGTTTACGAATTTCCAAAATTTGTTGTTTGTGAGGTGGTGCTGGTCGATTACGTCCGCCAGTTTGTGCTGAATTTGGTTTATGACTGGGTGGACTGTTTTCTCTTTTCGGCGTCCCATTGGTGGCTGCGAGTTTTTCCGCCGCCGCGCGAATATGTTCAGCCTCAGAATCTGAAATCGTACTGCTATGGCTTTTGACCGCGATATTGAGCTGGTCGCATATTGCTAATAGCTCTTTGTTATCCAAATTCAATTCCTTTGATAATTCGTAGATTCTAACTTTGCCGTTGTTCATCCACTCTTCCCCTTTAATTTACAGTTTTAGCGGATGGTTGCCTGGTTTGCGACATCTCCATCCTTTGATTACTGTTTTTTGGTTGCCGTTCAGTTTTTGCCGGTGCCTCCAATCAGGAAAGAGAGATGTTTCGGGTTATTGCTGGCATCCCCACCTAGAATGATGGTGGAGGGTGATCCAAAAAGAATTTTTTAAGCAAAAATCTTTTTGAATGTCCTGGATGCCTAACTGCGCTCTTGCGCTACCAGGTTGCCATTGTGTGATTTTTTGTTTTGCTGATTCTGAGTCTTCCACAACACAATCGAGTAAAACTTGTTGGGAGTGTTGCTTAGTCTCTCTGTTGGTCAAAGAGCCTTTTGTCAACTACGCCCATTTACTATTTTGGCACTAACCCCGGTAATCAACAGATGGGCTTTGAGACCACGATTCTGCTTTTGATTACCACTACAAATTTGGCAAACTAAATTTGATTTTGGGTATTGCTTTGGGCTAGACGCTGCCACAATGTCTGGTACAGTGCTTCTGGCACTGCTGCATGTAGCGATCGCC is a genomic window of Fortiea contorta PCC 7126 containing:
- the infB gene encoding translation initiation factor IF-2; this encodes MNNGKVRIYELSKELNLDNKELLAICDQLNIAVKSHSSTISDSEAEHIRAAAEKLAATNGTPKRENSPPSHKPNSAQTGGRNRPAPPHKQQILEIRKPKILRNPTSNAPEASVANNTQAAASEVNSPAPPRPFATPVSPMQPTAPTRPVPRNLSETPQQPAPTDAEPTLHPHTEPIEKIAAEKPEKIVPPRPKPEKPQKPQLVAPPARPAADEPQVVEQLAQSDKPILKRERPRKAEEERESIKPKIAKVPTDQAPQAAPQRQARPNLAPQKPEQRGTRPSSPSPSFGEPQRPRPVRPGEAVAAMPIATPPRPMQGGPGKAAGVEEVVPGEIIDLKRPTPPRLAKGGKKWQEEEIIDEIKEKAGKGVVKGKRVKPILDDEFEEDDLLDEDSLDAPATVQVSLSIARPPKPKSSKPAQQPALAVAAPTARGSKKSSSRDRDQNRRPEEEAKRERPEKVVVTGPLTVQELADLLAVADTEIVKILFMKSMAVSITQNLDIATITLVGKELEIEVETAEPEAEARKVTEMLDVADLENLHRRPPVVTIMGHVDHGKTTLLDSIRKTKVAAGEAGGITQHIGAYHVDLEHEGKPQQIVFLDTPGHEAFTAMRARGARVTDIAVLVVAADDGVRPQTIEAISHAQAAEVPIVVAINKIDKEGAQPERVKQELTNYGLTAEDWGGETIMVPVSAIKGENLDTLLEMILLVAEVGELSANPDRSAKGTVIEAHLDKAKGAVATLLIQNGTLHVGDMLVAGSAFGKVRAMVDDRGRRVDVASPSFAVEVLGLSDVPAAGDDFEVFANEKEARALASDRADKQRLSRLLQGRVTLTTLSAQAQEGELKELNLILKADVQGSVEAIVGSLRQIPQNEVQIRMLLATAGEITETDIDLAAASGAVIIGFNTTFASGARQAADESGVDVREYNIIYKLLEDIQGALEGLLEPELVEESLGQAEVRAVFPVGRGAVAGCYVQSGKLLRNCKLRVRRAGKLIYEGVLDSLKRMKEDAREVSTGFECGIGVDKFNDWVEGDIMEAYQMVTKRRTLTLTK
- a CDS encoding low-complexity tail membrane protein, which encodes MSSFRSEPILWIHVAGLAALPIFLLLCLLFLAVGEPLLPVWMELFLVAAIGVVPLLWMQIRRPFYIFAILGVALNPENLTEQQRKILCLINTNFNRVLALLASVLSVAILWQIYQAAPLVANIASFLPQWRSVGLVLAALAFLASNLFLQIPVSIVRVLVMNDTEFAAVEPLSLEKIKQNFTILGVRVNRILPQLFQSAIGIHQDSQEALKSDSEQH